In Fragaria vesca subsp. vesca linkage group LG5, FraVesHawaii_1.0, whole genome shotgun sequence, the genomic stretch AACTTAGAAGTTTTAAAATTATGGTTTCATGGTGTGTTAGTGTGGTCAATTCCCAATAATTTTGAAATTATTAAGTATTAAACTTTCAAAGTATCTATTTGGTTTATAAATTGTTGGTTTGTTGAAGAATCATTGTCAAAAATTTTATTGATATATTATATGTGCTTATAAAAACAAGTAATAGAAGAAAAAAAAGGACCTAAAATACAATAATTTTTTACTAAGCCAAAAGCACACAAATTTTAAGAAAAATTATTTTAAAAAAGAAGAAGAAAAACCGAAACCAACTGAACCACGATTTGGTTTGGTTTCTGGTTCAAGGTCTCAAAAAATGCCAAACCGAACCGAATTTTTTATTCAGTTTGGTTTCCGGTTTTAGGTGAAAACCGAACCGAAGACACCCCTAATCTCGCTAGCTATATTGACTCAGATGAGACTAGCTATAATTTAATACATTTTTTGTAAGATATTTTACGTGATATATAAATATATTTAAACTATTTAATCTTTATTTGAAGAATAATGTTGATGTAATACTAGCTAAAATAGAGAGCATTGATGCAGCCGCATTTCTAAAGTGGCTAGCCAAAATGACATTTTAGCTAATTTGACTAAAATTTAACTTAAAAATGGCTAACATTGCTGAAGATGCTCTTATGCAATTGATTTTATGGCCAATCAAGAAACTTAACAGCAGAAGAAGCGGTGATCGGCTGAGTGGAGTAAGGAATCTGCCACGGATTGAGCATTGTGTCATGCATCTCAGCCATGTTGTAGGCCTTGTTTTATCAGTGTTCTAAAACAAGACAGTCTAGGCAGGCGCTCCAAGCCAGCCCTCCGTTCTAGTAGGGCCTAAGATTTTTCAAACCTCGTTATTTATGGTAGTTTGATTTAACCGAATGTGGCCGGGTAATTTTGCTCTAAATACCCAGAACATGTTAACTTGGTCAATCTACAAGCAGTTGATTTGGTCAGTTTGTAAGTGACGACGTTTTTAGCTAATGAGTCGTGAGGGTCACTACGCGTCAAGGGGATCGAAGTTCCGTGGCAATTCAGACAACCATCGTATGCTTACAAGTTAACTGTGCCAATCACCATCGACCATAATATTTGGACTGGAAAATGGAGACGAAGGCATGTGTTTTTGGTGCCAAATTGGATCCTTAATTCAATAGATCACATTCAAATTGAACAGAGGCCGAGTCCAAAGGGACTGTATGTTGTGATCATCCTTATCTCACAGGATCAAAAATGGATAGCCACATAACATCGGTTCCTTCTACCATTCAGACCAAGACCTTACAGTCAAAACAACACAATACTAATCAGAAACCAAATTGTATGCTACATTGATCAGGTAATAATACAAGACTTGAGATAACTAAACACACATTTGGATACACAGAAATGATGATGATACTGATTACATGAAACAAGCTAACCACTATAGACACCCAAGACATAGACTAACACAGACCTGAAAACAAAAACGGATTCGATATAACAGTAACAAATCAGAGGACTAATCCAATTGATTTTATGGCCAATCGAGAAACATATCGGCAGAGGAAGCCGTGATGGGCTGAGTAGAGTAAGGAATCTGCCACGGATTGAGCATTGTGTCATGCATCTCAGCCATGCCATTCATGTTCTCATCGAATCCGCCGCTGAACTCCACAAATGTCTGCTCAATCGACTCCAAGTAGCGCAGCCGATCCGTGAGCTCCTTCTCCTGAGCCCTCATGACATTGTTCCAGGCCTCCAACTCGCTGTAGGCCTTATCCTTGGCGTCGATGCTCTGCCGGAGCTGGTTGTTGGAGATCTGGAGCCGGGTGATCTCCACCGTCAGCTCCTCCACGTGCTTCTGCTTCTTCATCCTTGATCGCCGCGCCGATTCGCGGTTGGACTCCATCTTCTTCCTCTTCTTGTCGTCCACCACGCATCCGTCGGAGCCGGAGCTCGATTGGCGCTGAACCGAAGACATCTCAGGAAGAATCGGTTCAATAAATTAAGAAATTGAAAAAATTAGGGTTTCAAATTGGGGGTTTTCGAAAATTGAGAAATTGAAATGAGGAATCTGGGTGGATTAGTTCATGAGAAAACGTAGAACCAGTACAGGAAGGCGACGGAGAAAGAGTGGAACAAGCGAATTCGACGCATGAGTGTCATAGAAAGGCTTCTGAACACATTGGGCTTACGTTACAAAGAACCCCTAGAAATCCCAGATCCCCAAAATCAGAAAAAATCGAAATGAAATTTCAACAAACCCCGAAAACAAACAAACAGAGAGAGATCTCTGGAGGGAGAGAAAGACAAGGCAACTAGAGCAACTTTGTCTGAAAGCTGAGGCGGAGAAACAGAGGGAGGCTATGTGAAAAGCAAAGAAGAATAAGGGAAGGTTAACAATGGGGATGGAGGGTTGGTTTTATAGAGAAAAAATAGGGGAGGGAGGGTCCCAAGTTGGGTGTGGATAATAATAAAGAAAAAAGAGGCACATTTTTCTTTGGTGTCATGGTTGGCGTAATCATGTACAGCTATTGTGTAATTAATTGGCATAAACGAGGAATATTATTGGGGAAGCTTCTTACCTCTTTCCTTTTGCTCTTTTTTCCATTTTTACTTGCAAGCCCAGGTCAAATCTTGTCTGTCTGGCTTTATTTTTGATTTTTTTGCACGTTTCTTGCTACATTCAAAGGGTTCGTACAATTTTAGGTGCCAATTAATGGAAACTTGATATTAGGCCAGCTCGAATTGAAGAAAAGAAAACCATCTCCAAATGTAATGTAAATTTCTCTCAAATGGAGGTAGAATTTGTGGTTCAATTTTCCATCTTGAAAACAAAGCACGTAAGAATTTGAATGGGACCTATTCCAACTCACTGTAATAGTGTAATATATGTTTTCTATTCCTTACTCATATTTCCTAACTATTTTCTGTTTCTTAATTAAATTTTCATACTATAAGATATTATTCTTACACCATATACCTCATTAAGATCGAAATATAATCGGACCAAAACATAGGAGCACAATCTCAAAATTAGGGTTCGAGTAGCAATCAAAAAGATTTCTATATTAAAACGATTCCAACTAGAGATATAATAGTGTAAATACTGAATATTAGATACGTAGATTTTCTCATATCTTGTTTTTAACACACGACATAAATATTGCATTAACAAAAATACTAATATGCACTCGGATAAGATCGACTAACTTTATATCTCAAGCATCTCTCTTGGTTTAGAACCTTTTGTTGTCGTCCTCTCTCTTTCTCGTCTGGTTGTGCCACGGTGTAGGCTTATGGCCTCGTCAACGTGCATCAAGTGCAGACATACAAATTATTGTCGTATGATCAGAGGATGGGGCAGAGTGGGTCTAAGTGAATTGGATGTCGGTTTATGGTGACAGATGCACGAGGATAGGGTGAGTGACAGACGAAGGAGGCTGGTTGTGTGGCGACAATCGAGTTTGACAACCTTGCTGCAACGTCGTTGTCCCTTGATGGTA encodes the following:
- the LOC101299007 gene encoding ocs element-binding factor 1-like — its product is MSSVQRQSSSGSDGCVVDDKKRKKMESNRESARRSRMKKQKHVEELTVEITRLQISNNQLRQSIDAKDKAYSELEAWNNVMRAQEKELTDRLRYLESIEQTFVEFSGGFDENMNGMAEMHDTMLNPWQIPYSTQPITASSADMFLDWP